Proteins encoded together in one Bradyrhizobium sp. PSBB068 window:
- a CDS encoding HlyD family secretion protein: protein MDVSPSGSESQSTPQPPQATPQENVHASTRMPAIIVGVVAAVIVALSAYYLLRPEPLLVQGEVDATRLDIAARVDGRVKNIPVERGQNVTAGAVLVQIDNPETLAKQDQMRAAKAVADAQLANVLVGTRVETIAARKAEMERAEAAQVLAQKTYDRAKTLTEQGNAPQARLDQTTDALHEAERGLDQAKSAYEQAVNGYTKEERAIAKANVEKAEADIQSVQSVIDQLAVYAPVAAQVYQRNVEPGEFVSPGVPLVTLINLADLWIHFDLREDLVKGLKVGDKFDVRIPALDDRHVTVEVKLIATKGEYASWRATRATGDFDLRTFSIRAYPVQPVPELRPGMSAYLDWRSRQ, encoded by the coding sequence ATGGACGTGTCACCTTCTGGTAGCGAGAGCCAAAGCACGCCGCAGCCGCCACAAGCAACGCCCCAGGAGAATGTGCACGCCTCAACGCGCATGCCGGCGATCATCGTCGGCGTCGTTGCCGCCGTCATCGTCGCGCTGTCTGCCTATTATCTGCTGCGGCCCGAGCCGCTGCTGGTGCAGGGCGAGGTCGATGCGACGCGGCTCGACATCGCCGCGCGCGTCGACGGTCGCGTCAAGAACATCCCGGTCGAACGCGGACAGAACGTGACCGCGGGTGCCGTGCTGGTGCAGATCGACAACCCGGAAACGCTTGCCAAGCAGGACCAGATGCGAGCGGCAAAGGCCGTCGCCGATGCGCAGCTCGCCAATGTGCTGGTCGGCACGCGGGTCGAGACCATCGCCGCTCGCAAGGCCGAGATGGAGCGCGCCGAGGCCGCGCAGGTGCTGGCCCAGAAGACCTACGATCGCGCCAAGACGCTGACCGAGCAAGGCAACGCGCCGCAGGCTCGCCTCGACCAGACCACCGACGCATTGCACGAAGCCGAGCGCGGGCTCGATCAGGCGAAATCAGCCTATGAGCAGGCGGTCAACGGCTACACCAAGGAAGAACGCGCGATCGCGAAGGCAAACGTCGAGAAGGCTGAAGCTGATATCCAGAGCGTCCAATCGGTCATCGACCAGCTCGCAGTCTACGCGCCGGTTGCAGCGCAAGTCTATCAGCGCAACGTCGAGCCGGGCGAGTTCGTCTCCCCGGGCGTGCCGCTGGTGACGCTGATCAACCTGGCCGATCTGTGGATCCACTTCGATCTGCGCGAAGATCTGGTCAAGGGGCTGAAGGTCGGCGACAAGTTCGACGTCCGCATTCCGGCGCTCGATGACCGCCATGTCACGGTCGAGGTCAAGCTGATCGCGACCAAGGGCGAATATGCGAGTTGGCGCGCCACCCGCGCCACCGGCGATTTCGACTTGCGGACATTCTCGATCCGCGCCTATCCGGTGCAGCCGGTGCCCGAGTTGCGGCCCGGCATGAGCGCCTATCTCGACTGGCGGTCGCGCCAATGA